A genomic segment from Necator americanus strain Aroian chromosome III, whole genome shotgun sequence encodes:
- a CDS encoding hypothetical protein (NECATOR_CHRIII.G9148.T2): MQAVHELLTQRQASLNMYGLSIRQIMTLIDECLNCSIFRWSGQYYRQLRGLAMGQRLAPTLAIVFMAKTEKPIIDRKPLLYYRYIDYCCVVCSTQAELDTCFNLLNQQCPHIKFTKERLIDSCSVIKQPHRRRSPMIYGLEKWKAPPTMIEKLVCMEEARAYPRSDTHCPRPGIVANMRGLPARGRSRPKKLILHRQQHPVRLATLNVGTLTGRSRELADSLRKRRVDICCVQETRWKGSKSRELGDGYKLIYHGTSNRNGVGIILNESFRNSVTAVDRLLDRLMIVKVDTGEVESRVVSAYAPQMGCSEEEKMCFWEDLLVHLLVMDLKISRPRKRHPRTETQRIKWWNLKDRKEIFLRPWLHLRFPTLLVVWSSTSSVIGLTAENTLEKTTLGRLSQSVL; this comes from the exons atgcaggctgttcacgaactgctcacgcagcgCCAGGCTTCATTGAACATGTATGGATTAAGCATTAGGCAGATCATGACATTGATAgacgaatgcctgaattgctctattttccgatggtcgggacagtactaccgacaacttagaggcctagctatgggacaaaggctggcaccaactctcgccattgttttcatggccaagACCGAAAAGCCTATAATAGACCGCAAACCACTACTGTACTATCGTTACATAGATTATTGCTGCGTCGTCTGCTCAACACAAGCAGAACTAGACacgtgcttcaatcttctcaatcagcagtgtccgcacattaagttcacaaaGGAGAGACTGATAGACAGTTG CTCTGTGATCAAACAGCCACATCGGCGGCGAAGCCCCATGATCTATGGATTGGAGAAGTGGAAAGCGCCGCCAACGATGATAGAGAAGCTTGTCTGCATGGAAG aagctagggcgtaccccagaagcgacacgcattgtcctcgcccgggcattgtggcaaatatgcgagggctaccggctagaggacggagccggccaaagaagttaatcctccatcgccagcaacatccagtgcgcttggcaacacttaacgttgggacgcttactggaagaagtcgtgaactggcagacagtctcagaaaacgccgtgttgacatatgttgtgtacaggagactcgctggaaaggctccaagtcaagggaattaggcgatggctacaagctcatctaccacggcacatcaaatcgcaatggcgttggtatcatattgaacgagtcgtttagaaatagcgtcacagcggtggatcgactattgGATCGCTTGATGattgtaaaagtagatacaggagaagtggaatcgCGAGTCGtatctgcttatgcgccacagatgggctgtagtgaagaagagaagatgtgcttttgggaagatctgctcgttcatctgctcgttatggacttgaaaatctcccgtccaaggaagagacatccaagaaCTGAAACACaacgcatcaaatggtggaatctgaaggatcggaAGGAGATATTTTTGCGTCCCTGGCTCCATCTGcgcttccccaccctactcgtagtgtggtcgtctacttccagcgttataggcttgaccgcggagaacactctggaaaagacgactctaggtcgtctttcccagagtgttctctAA
- a CDS encoding hypothetical protein (NECATOR_CHRIII.G9149.T1), with product MLSSQEILSVGPPIPLMIDLTLKSRGSFEVRPFSGSFYLSLFLLGDFRRRTRKKKCFFRKFWSIVCFVLFLAGWTYVEGFDKNRYQSCTGWHVFMKTRHCYKGGSEVYHSHSWNALIEPLEARIIKKLRFGSTLIWSKE from the exons ATGTTGAGCAGCCAGGAAATTCTATCCGTGGGGCCCCCGATACCACTAATGATAGATCTCACTTTAAAGTCACGTGGATCGTTCGAAGTGAGGCCATTTTCAGGGAGCTT TTACTTATCACTCTTCCTTCTCGGAGATTTCCGAAGAcgaacgagaaagaaaaaatgcttcttTCGAAAGTTTTG GTCAATCGTTTGCTTTGTTCTATTTCTGGCTGGTTGGACTTACGTTGAAGGGTTCGACAAAAATAGGTATCAGTCATGCACTGGATGGCACGTATTTATGAAGACTCGCCACTGTTacaaa GGTGGATCCGAGGTTTATCACTCTCATAGTTGGAACGCGTTGATAGAGCCTTTAGAAGCAAGAATTATCAAAa AACTCCGCTTCGGCTCTACTCTTATATGGAGTAAGGAGTAG
- a CDS encoding hypothetical protein (NECATOR_CHRIII.G9149.T3) — MALNFPGSDEGDNAETSIVCFVLFLAGWTYVEGFDKNRYQSCTGWHVFMKTRHCYKIFRETANWENAKKFCESIGGHLAVANSIEEHEFMKALHLLSFNKGRTWIGFRRDKTAKTGWRWVDGSTQMFNVWHQGEPNNEAGRENYGNLESDGLWNDNELNAWQEKLGVMCESENCGDGLQAN; from the exons atggctttgaactttccaggctctgacgaaggcgataacgccgaaac GTCAATCGTTTGCTTTGTTCTATTTCTGGCTGGTTGGACTTACGTTGAAGGGTTCGACAAAAATAGGTATCAGTCATGCACTGGATGGCACGTATTTATGAAGACTCGCCACTGTTacaaa ATTTTCCGCGAAACAGCCAATtgggaaaatgcaaaaaagtttTGTGAAAGTATTGGTGGTCATCTCGCGGTAGCTAACTCTATAGAAGAACACGAATTCATGAAAG CATTACATCTACTGAGCTTCAATAAGGGTAGAACATGGATTGGATTTCGTCGCGATAAAACAGCCAAAACTGGTTGGAGATGGGTAGACGGTTCGACACAAATGTTTAACGTTTGGCACCAAGGGGAACCAAACAACGAAGCTGGAAGAGAAAATTACGGAAAT CTGGAATCTGACGGCCTATGGAACGACAATGAACTTAATGCGTGGCAGGAGAAACTGGGTGTTATGTGCGAATCGGAAAACTGCGGTGATGGCCTCCAagcaaactaa
- a CDS encoding hypothetical protein (NECATOR_CHRIII.G9149.T2) — protein MTATAAAICNRIFRETANWENAKKFCESIGGHLAVANSIEEHEFMKALHLLSFNKGRTWIGFRRDKTAKTGWRWVDGSTQMFNVWHQGEPNNEAGRENYGNLESDGLWNDNELNAWQEKLGVMCESENCGDGLQAN, from the exons ATGACAGCTACAGCAGCAGCCATCTGCAACAGA ATTTTCCGCGAAACAGCCAATtgggaaaatgcaaaaaagtttTGTGAAAGTATTGGTGGTCATCTCGCGGTAGCTAACTCTATAGAAGAACACGAATTCATGAAAG CATTACATCTACTGAGCTTCAATAAGGGTAGAACATGGATTGGATTTCGTCGCGATAAAACAGCCAAAACTGGTTGGAGATGGGTAGACGGTTCGACACAAATGTTTAACGTTTGGCACCAAGGGGAACCAAACAACGAAGCTGGAAGAGAAAATTACGGAAAT CTGGAATCTGACGGCCTATGGAACGACAATGAACTTAATGCGTGGCAGGAGAAACTGGGTGTTATGTGCGAATCGGAAAACTGCGGTGATGGCCTCCAagcaaactaa
- a CDS encoding hypothetical protein (NECATOR_CHRIII.G9150.T1): MAKASHTLQKGAVVQHTAKAHDLKGQLPEGSMESLATTIRFVTLNCRTLSSELQQAALSRLLRYLCVPFAALQETRMRDRPVISIENYTIYCGDADENKVGGCAIAVRNDYKNLVEEFGSTSSRCAFIRLRDRGGRKLWIISAHAPTESAEDNSKDAFYDELNALMSKIPSQQVVIVGIDANAKMGLEQQSDVLGKWYYAAERTSDNGDRLVDLSEQTGLIIASTFKRNHRRHQLTWQGSTLLTPEEQRKRKMRTLKLQLDYVLARNIPQSDIRKSRTVWDVAFDSDHRPVLLSFKIRFHKRNRGVPFQPKIDMAGLKDDECRRKFRKRVSIHVGVRTRKKLSDADSFTKCGSSRTLQGKRSRFYCRGRSLPLHLRKQNPHTIPYVSRAALVTSTRKSVLEGSCVVNCNKTAITSGRQERWSLRRRGRTGTRGKPTLY, translated from the coding sequence atggccaaagcttcccatacattgcaaaaaggtgctgtcgtccagcacaccgccaaagcccatgacctgaaaggtcaactgcctgaagggagcatggaatctttggcaacaaccattcgtttcgtgacgctgaactgccgaacactatcgagtgaactccaacaagccgctctatccagacttctgcgatatctctgtgtgccttttgctgcactgcaggaaacacgcatgagagatcggcccgtcatcagcatcgaaaattacaccatatactgcggcgatgctgatgagaacaaagtaggtggctgcgcgatagctgtgaggaacgattacaagaacctggtggaggaatttggctcaacgtcgtctagatgcgcctttatacgactgcgggatcgcggaggacgtaaactctggatcataagtgctcacgcacctacggaaagcgctgaggacaacagtaaggacgccttctatgatgaactcaatgcgttgatgtctaaaataccaagccagcaggtggtcattgtcggaatcgacgcaaatgcaaagatgggactcgaacagcaatccgatgtgctaggaaaatggtactatgcagcggagcgcacgtcggacaacggtgaccgtctggtcgacttgtccgaacagacgggcctcatcatcgcttccacgtttaagaggaatcatcgacgccatcagctcacgtggcaggggtcaacccttttaacgcctgaagagcagcgcaagcggaagatgaggactcttaaacttcagctcgactacgttctggcgaggaacattcctcagtcagatatccgaaaatctagaactgtttgggacgtcgcgttcgactctgaccaccgtccagttcttctcagcttcaaaatACGGtttcacaagagaaaccgaggagttccttttcaaccgaaaatcgacatggcaggtctgaaagacgatgaatgcagaagaaaattccgcaaacgtgtgtctattcatgttggagtacggaccaggaagaagcttagcgatgcggattccttcacaaagtgcggaagttccaggacgctgcaagggaaacgctcccggttctattgccgcggaagaagcttgcctttgcatctgcgaaaacaaaatccacatacaattccgtatgtgtcgcgcgcagcgctggtgacttcaaccaggaaaagcgtcttagaaggaagctgcgtcgtcaactgcaacaagaccgcgataacgagtggacgtcaagagcgatggagtttgagaaggcgtgggaggacaggaactcgcggaaagcctacgctctactaa